A region of Allocoleopsis franciscana PCC 7113 DNA encodes the following proteins:
- the sbcC gene encoding exonuclease subunit SbcC produces MIPLQLTLKNFLSYRDAILDFRGLHTACICGPNGAGKSSLLEAITWVIWGQSRAESEDDIIHAGAKDVRVDFIFQNNQQTHRIIRTRHRGQSSSLEFQIETAGGFRSLTEKGVRATQQLILYHLKLDYDTFINSAYLRQGRADEFMLRRPSERKQILADLLKLDQYETLAEQAKDLSRQFKGQAEQLEQSLQTIKQQLEQRDEILEQQTRLKTTLQQLQQAQEIDQKQLQQLQAVVHQRSTWQQQLTFVRQQEQNLSQDCDRLTQDIAATEAQQRQLATLLSQEEAIKSGYSQYINLQQQEEIFTAKFQAYQEAQQQKQQLQQQLTQQINELNLKIRDTQAQLAALRPQEQEIQDALSRSGEVSAALEQLHLARKRLVELDHLQLEVSPLLQRHTSLQTELDRAQARLSARLEELYSSEKQLNAQIAVTPELRQTVLQVGAEIGQLEKKRVYQQRVQEKGLERRHFQERLQENQRRYEKQLAELTQKMEMLQVQNAVCPLCDRPLDEAHSHHVIQKTATEHQGVQEQFWLVREQLTVCERELQVLRHEYAQLSQELSPYEKLLEQRGQLEARLEATDEVYDRLYELSEEKEQLERSLHAGAYAVDLQAQLQQIEVQLQQLNYSEQTHALARSEVDRWRWAEIKQAKLEDALKRRRQIEDKKPQLQAQLDALQGSLHELQTTSELKQQLDALEEHMAQIGYNLAEHNALRASVRQAQSWQLRYQEVVSAQQQYPQVCQRLQALMQTRQARRTEQEGITAQIESIVKQIEQYPDATPELQALELGMQQRRRQLDEHLSGQGRLQQQLTQLESLQTQYEEEHKQCQELQRQYRVHQELAIAFGKNGIQALMIENILPQLEAQANHILARLTGNQLHIQFVTQRAGRRASKKTTKLIDTLDILIADANGTRPYETYSGGEAFRINFSIRLALARLLAQRAGTSLQMLIVDEGFGTQDAEGCDRLIAAINAISSDFSCILTVTHMPQFKEAFQTRIEVRKSEQGSQLSLSI; encoded by the coding sequence ATGATTCCGCTACAACTAACCCTAAAAAACTTTCTCAGTTACCGCGATGCCATCCTAGACTTTCGCGGTCTGCATACAGCTTGTATCTGCGGGCCGAATGGCGCGGGTAAATCTTCCCTCCTCGAAGCAATTACTTGGGTGATTTGGGGGCAAAGCCGCGCTGAATCCGAAGATGATATCATCCACGCCGGCGCGAAAGATGTCCGGGTCGATTTCATTTTTCAAAACAACCAGCAAACCCATCGTATTATTCGGACTCGCCACCGGGGACAAAGTAGTTCTCTCGAATTTCAAATTGAAACAGCAGGGGGCTTTCGTTCATTAACCGAAAAAGGCGTCCGAGCCACTCAGCAGCTAATTCTGTATCATCTAAAGCTGGATTACGACACATTTATTAATTCGGCTTATTTGCGTCAAGGTCGAGCCGATGAATTCATGCTCAGGCGTCCGAGTGAGCGCAAACAAATTCTAGCTGACTTACTGAAACTCGATCAGTATGAAACATTGGCGGAGCAGGCTAAAGATTTATCCCGACAGTTTAAAGGTCAAGCGGAACAGCTAGAGCAAAGTTTGCAGACAATCAAGCAGCAGTTGGAGCAACGAGACGAGATACTCGAACAACAAACTCGGCTCAAAACAACTCTCCAACAACTGCAACAAGCCCAAGAAATAGACCAAAAACAACTACAACAACTGCAAGCCGTTGTACACCAACGCAGTACCTGGCAACAACAGTTGACCTTTGTCCGGCAACAAGAGCAGAATTTGAGTCAGGATTGCGATCGCCTCACTCAAGACATCGCCGCCACCGAAGCGCAACAACGCCAACTTGCCACCCTTCTAAGTCAAGAAGAGGCAATCAAATCCGGTTATTCCCAATACATCAACCTGCAACAACAAGAAGAAATTTTCACAGCCAAATTTCAAGCTTACCAAGAAGCCCAACAGCAAAAACAGCAACTACAACAACAGTTAACGCAACAAATTAATGAACTGAATTTAAAAATCCGCGACACACAAGCGCAACTCGCAGCCCTACGTCCTCAAGAACAAGAAATTCAGGACGCACTCTCGCGTTCCGGGGAAGTATCCGCTGCTTTAGAGCAACTGCACCTCGCTCGTAAGCGCTTGGTTGAGTTGGATCATTTGCAACTGGAAGTCTCTCCCCTACTGCAACGCCATACCTCACTACAAACTGAACTGGATCGTGCCCAAGCCCGACTCAGCGCCAGATTAGAAGAACTGTATTCTTCTGAAAAACAGCTCAATGCTCAAATTGCTGTCACCCCAGAGTTGCGACAAACCGTGCTACAAGTGGGTGCAGAAATTGGACAGCTAGAAAAAAAGCGTGTTTATCAACAGCGAGTGCAGGAAAAAGGACTCGAACGTCGCCACTTTCAAGAACGCTTACAGGAAAACCAACGGCGTTATGAGAAGCAGTTGGCAGAACTTACGCAAAAAATGGAGATGCTGCAAGTGCAGAATGCGGTTTGCCCTTTGTGTGATCGCCCTCTGGATGAAGCCCACTCTCATCATGTGATTCAGAAAACCGCTACCGAACATCAGGGCGTTCAAGAGCAATTCTGGCTGGTGCGAGAACAGCTAACCGTCTGTGAACGAGAATTACAGGTTCTCAGACATGAGTACGCCCAACTCTCCCAAGAACTGTCTCCTTACGAGAAGTTACTGGAACAACGAGGACAATTGGAAGCCCGATTGGAAGCGACAGACGAAGTTTACGATCGGCTGTATGAACTTTCCGAGGAAAAGGAACAACTGGAGCGATCGCTTCATGCGGGTGCTTATGCGGTAGATTTACAGGCACAATTACAACAAATCGAAGTTCAGTTACAGCAACTCAACTACAGTGAACAAACCCACGCCTTAGCACGTAGCGAAGTGGATCGTTGGCGCTGGGCAGAAATTAAGCAAGCCAAGCTGGAAGACGCACTCAAACGTCGGCGTCAAATTGAGGACAAGAAGCCACAACTCCAAGCTCAACTTGATGCCCTCCAAGGTTCACTGCACGAGTTGCAAACGACTTCTGAACTCAAACAGCAACTCGATGCCCTCGAAGAACACATGGCACAAATCGGCTATAACTTAGCTGAACACAACGCCCTTCGAGCTTCTGTGCGTCAAGCTCAATCCTGGCAACTGCGTTATCAGGAAGTCGTGTCCGCTCAACAACAATATCCCCAAGTCTGCCAACGTTTGCAAGCGCTGATGCAGACACGGCAAGCACGGCGTACTGAGCAAGAGGGGATAACTGCACAAATTGAAAGTATTGTCAAGCAAATTGAACAGTATCCCGACGCCACTCCAGAACTTCAAGCTTTAGAGTTAGGGATGCAACAACGGCGACGACAACTCGATGAACACCTTTCTGGGCAGGGGCGTTTACAACAGCAATTAACTCAATTGGAATCACTGCAAACGCAATATGAGGAAGAACACAAACAATGTCAAGAGCTGCAACGGCAATATCGCGTTCATCAGGAATTAGCGATCGCCTTTGGGAAAAATGGTATCCAAGCCCTGATGATCGAGAATATTTTGCCTCAACTGGAGGCACAAGCCAATCATATTTTGGCACGACTGACGGGCAATCAATTACATATCCAATTTGTCACGCAACGAGCAGGACGTAGGGCATCGAAGAAAACCACGAAACTAATTGATACTCTCGATATTCTGATTGCTGATGCGAATGGTACCCGACCTTATGAAACTTACTCTGGTGGCGAGGCGTTTCGGATTAATTTTTCCATTCGCCTTGCCTTAGCGCGACTGTTGGCGCAACGGGCGGGAACCTCGTTACAAATGTTAATTGTGGATGAGGGGTTTGGGACACAGGATGCAGAAGGATGCGATCGCTTGATTGCGGCGATCAATGCGATCTCGTCTGATTTTTCTTGTATTTTGACGGTCACGCACATGCCTCAGTTTAAAGAGGCGTTCCAGACCAGAATTGAAGTGCGTAAAAGTGAGCAAGGTTCTCAATTAAGTCTGTCGATATGA
- a CDS encoding general stress protein, with translation MAVGRIQRAVGIFSNRRDAEHALTELRDAGFDMNKVSVIVKNADPNDQIGGAGVSDGKEDQVEGGTKAGATAGAVTGGLIGLVGGLSLLAIPGVGPVAEAGMLLANTLLGGAIGAAGGALVGALIGWGVPEDKAKYYDQRVSQGDYLIIVESTAEDILRAEAILENRGVMDWGIYDADSPTTMGPGAGRTGVL, from the coding sequence ATGGCTGTAGGACGAATCCAACGCGCTGTCGGCATTTTTTCTAACCGCCGCGATGCAGAACACGCGCTCACTGAACTGAGAGACGCCGGCTTTGACATGAATAAAGTATCTGTCATTGTCAAAAACGCAGACCCCAATGACCAGATTGGTGGTGCGGGTGTGAGCGATGGCAAAGAAGATCAAGTTGAAGGTGGAACTAAAGCCGGTGCAACGGCTGGTGCCGTAACGGGAGGTTTAATTGGTTTAGTCGGCGGCTTGAGTTTGTTGGCTATTCCTGGAGTCGGTCCTGTTGCAGAAGCGGGTATGCTTCTGGCTAACACCCTGTTAGGGGGTGCCATTGGTGCTGCGGGTGGTGCACTGGTTGGAGCACTCATTGGTTGGGGAGTTCCGGAAGATAAAGCTAAATATTATGACCAGCGAGTCTCTCAAGGGGATTATCTGATTATTGTCGAGAGTACCGCCGAGGACATCCTGAGAGCTGAAGCGATTCTAGAGAATCGAGGGGTTATGGATTGGGGTATCTATGATGCTGATTCACCCACAACAATGGGTCCGGGTGCGGGTCGAACGGGTGTGCTTTAG
- a CDS encoding caspase family protein, whose amino-acid sequence MAKVALLIGVSEYGSGLHPLPDAVKDVEAVQQVLQSFKMGSFDEVKYLSNPNPPVMREAIETLFSDRTPDDLVLLFFSGHIVWDESGKVYFATAITPKSPRAELIRVSAIPINFVHDLISHSPCQHHIVILDCCLNLVSAPEIATHEEQTLEIKSLLDAKRQSTLACFTPIQESLEARDYPHSIYTRYLVEGIKTGAADLNQEGWISLSELHEYATQRTQIAAPALKPEFYSAEGGDKIVLFKAPLDDPNLKYRKAVHSWVNEGKISPAGRSSLDKLAGSLGIHSQEFSAIEAEVLKPYDEYQEKLQLYKRELAKVISYDYPLATPERKQLRIIQQCLGLREQDVAPIEEQMTLRLARLHESEDEAEKFTPTHSDSQPVIVSSGQKTVLQHSTRLLAEEPSPSTPEPEDEAEKFTPTHSDSQPVVASSGQKTVLQQFTRLLPEEPTPSTPESEDEAEKFAPAHSDNQPTVASSGQKTVLQHSTRLLAEEPTPPTPESEDEAEKFTPTPSDSQPGVASATQKTVLQQSTRLLPEEPTPQTPAGNLSSNSAESSTNSASASAFPYKVLIPLGIGGVLVAVALAVGISSRNPVTPPANLADQASSSASSSSPSSAAVKHSNQETSSTASPSPKSQNCMIFVNGNLRSEPIALESEVIESFKGALPVTGKRTDKGWIQVKLSSGKLAWAHPGIISSASEREMETCLTLKRNSN is encoded by the coding sequence ATGGCAAAGGTAGCACTCCTGATTGGGGTCAGCGAGTATGGGTCTGGATTGCACCCACTCCCTGACGCGGTGAAAGATGTCGAGGCAGTGCAGCAAGTTTTGCAGTCTTTCAAGATGGGCAGTTTTGACGAGGTGAAATACTTGTCAAATCCTAACCCCCCCGTGATGCGAGAGGCGATTGAAACATTGTTTTCAGACCGTACTCCCGATGACTTAGTGCTGCTATTTTTTTCCGGTCATATTGTTTGGGATGAGAGCGGTAAAGTTTACTTTGCAACAGCCATCACTCCCAAAAGTCCTAGAGCGGAACTGATTAGAGTCAGTGCTATTCCCATCAATTTTGTGCATGACTTAATCAGCCACAGCCCTTGTCAACACCATATTGTCATCTTAGATTGTTGTTTGAATTTGGTATCTGCCCCAGAAATAGCAACCCATGAGGAGCAGACGCTAGAGATCAAATCTTTATTGGATGCTAAAAGACAATCCACTCTTGCCTGTTTCACTCCGATTCAGGAGTCCTTGGAAGCGAGAGACTATCCCCACTCTATCTATACCCGTTACTTAGTAGAGGGAATCAAAACAGGAGCCGCAGATCTCAATCAGGAAGGCTGGATTTCACTGAGTGAGTTACATGAGTACGCTACTCAAAGAACTCAAATCGCAGCTCCTGCCCTGAAACCAGAGTTTTATTCGGCTGAGGGTGGAGATAAGATTGTACTGTTCAAAGCACCCCTTGATGACCCGAACCTCAAATACCGCAAAGCCGTGCATAGTTGGGTGAATGAGGGAAAAATTTCTCCTGCCGGTCGCTCTAGCTTGGATAAACTGGCTGGGAGTTTAGGTATTCACTCTCAAGAGTTTAGCGCGATCGAAGCGGAAGTCCTCAAACCTTATGACGAGTACCAGGAAAAGTTGCAGCTATATAAGCGGGAGTTGGCGAAAGTGATTAGCTATGACTACCCGTTGGCAACTCCAGAGCGCAAACAGTTAAGGATTATTCAACAGTGTTTAGGGCTTAGAGAGCAAGATGTCGCGCCGATTGAAGAGCAAATGACTTTGAGGCTAGCCCGTCTCCACGAATCTGAAGATGAGGCGGAGAAGTTCACTCCCACTCATAGTGATAGTCAGCCAGTGATTGTATCTTCGGGACAGAAGACAGTGCTGCAACACTCCACTCGCCTCCTAGCAGAAGAACCCTCTCCCTCAACGCCGGAACCTGAGGATGAGGCGGAGAAGTTTACTCCAACTCATAGCGATAGTCAGCCAGTGGTTGCATCTTCAGGACAGAAAACGGTGCTGCAACAGTTCACTCGCCTGCTGCCGGAAGAACCCACTCCCTCAACGCCGGAATCTGAAGATGAGGCGGAGAAGTTCGCTCCAGCTCATAGTGACAACCAGCCAACCGTTGCATCTTCGGGACAGAAAACGGTGCTGCAACACTCCACTCGCCTCCTAGCAGAAGAACCCACTCCCCCAACACCGGAATCTGAGGATGAGGCGGAGAAGTTCACTCCAACTCCTAGTGATAGTCAGCCAGGGGTTGCATCTGCAACACAGAAGACAGTGCTGCAACAATCCACTCGTCTGCTGCCGGAAGAACCCACTCCCCAAACTCCTGCCGGAAACTTATCATCAAATTCCGCCGAGTCAAGCACTAACTCTGCTTCCGCTTCTGCTTTTCCTTATAAAGTCCTGATCCCCCTTGGAATTGGAGGAGTTTTAGTCGCTGTCGCTTTAGCCGTTGGGATCTCTAGCCGCAATCCAGTAACACCTCCTGCTAATTTGGCAGATCAAGCCTCCTCATCAGCTAGCTCTTCCTCTCCGTCATCTGCGGCGGTCAAACATTCTAACCAGGAGACGAGTTCGACGGCTTCCCCATCGCCAAAAAGCCAAAATTGCATGATATTTGTAAATGGCAATCTCCGCTCTGAGCCGATTGCACTTGAGAGTGAAGTGATTGAATCCTTCAAGGGTGCGCTCCCAGTGACGGGCAAGCGGACTGATAAGGGCTGGATACAAGTGAAACTGTCCAGTGGTAAATTAGCTTGGGCGCACCCAGGCATTATATCCAGTGCCAGCGAGAGAGAAATGGAAACTTGCCTAACTCTAAAGAGGAATAGTAATTAA
- the argZ gene encoding bifunctional arginine dihydrolase/ornithine cyclodeaminase, translating to MTDSIRFLMCSPQHYDVDYVINPWMEGNIHKSSRDRAVEQWQKLHYALKDRALVDLVEPQPGWPDMVFTANAGLVLGKTVVLSRFLHKERQGEEPYFKQWFESQGYTVHELPKDLPFEGAGDALLDREGRWLWAGYGFRSELDSHPYLAKWLDIEVVSLRLADERFYHLDTCFCPLTGGYLLYYPPAFDAYSNRLIEMRVAPEKRIALDEPDAVNFACNAVNIDQVVVMNKASEDLKKRLTAVGFEVVETPLTEFLKAGGAAKCLTLRVTEPVRAEIHANTAVESRVVRMEGHLLDSGLISRALDLVVENGGSFQVLNFNLGEQRQSTSSAEVKVSAPSHDLMEEMMTLLIDLGAVAPPQEVCDSNLEPVIQDGVAPDDFYVTTIYPTEVRVNCEWIKVHNQRMDGAIAITHTPDGPVAHCKLLRDLKVGEHVIVGVEGIRTVRKTESREQRNTQEFSFMASGVSSERRVELVVEQIAWELRQLRDRGGKVVVTAGPVVIHTGGSQHLARLIREGYVQALLGGNAIAVHDIEQSLMGTSLGVDMKRGVPVRGGHRHHLKVINLIRRYGNIAAAVEHGVLTKGVMYECVRNNVPFVLAGSIRDDGPLPDTEMDLIKAQTEYAKQLEGADMILMLSSMLHSIGVGNMTPAGVKMVCVDINPSVVTKLSDRGSVESVGVVTDVGLFLSLLVQQLDKLTSPYQAMV from the coding sequence ATGACTGATTCGATTCGCTTCCTCATGTGCTCCCCTCAACACTACGACGTGGATTATGTGATTAATCCATGGATGGAGGGCAATATTCACAAGTCTTCGCGCGATCGCGCCGTGGAACAGTGGCAAAAGCTGCACTACGCGCTCAAAGACCGGGCACTCGTCGATCTGGTTGAACCTCAACCCGGTTGGCCGGATATGGTATTTACAGCCAATGCCGGTTTAGTTTTGGGTAAGACTGTCGTCCTCAGCCGCTTCCTCCACAAAGAGCGTCAGGGTGAGGAACCTTACTTCAAACAGTGGTTTGAAAGCCAAGGTTACACCGTCCATGAACTCCCAAAAGACCTCCCCTTTGAAGGGGCGGGGGATGCGTTACTCGACCGAGAAGGACGCTGGTTATGGGCGGGTTATGGTTTCCGTTCGGAACTCGACTCTCACCCCTACCTAGCTAAATGGCTTGACATCGAAGTGGTATCGCTGCGGTTAGCCGATGAGCGGTTCTATCACCTCGATACCTGCTTCTGTCCCCTCACGGGTGGCTATTTACTCTACTACCCACCCGCCTTCGATGCCTACTCCAACCGCTTGATTGAAATGCGGGTGGCACCGGAAAAACGGATTGCACTGGATGAGCCAGATGCGGTGAACTTCGCCTGTAATGCGGTGAATATCGACCAAGTGGTGGTGATGAATAAAGCCAGTGAGGACTTGAAAAAGCGTCTTACTGCTGTTGGGTTTGAAGTGGTTGAAACACCCCTCACCGAATTCTTGAAAGCCGGTGGTGCGGCGAAGTGCCTGACGCTGCGAGTCACTGAACCCGTTCGCGCCGAAATCCATGCCAATACCGCGGTGGAAAGCCGCGTCGTGCGGATGGAGGGACACTTACTCGATTCTGGCCTGATCAGCAGGGCGCTCGATTTGGTGGTGGAAAATGGGGGCAGTTTCCAAGTTCTCAATTTCAACCTGGGAGAACAGCGGCAAAGTACCTCCAGTGCGGAGGTAAAGGTATCGGCTCCTTCCCATGATTTGATGGAAGAGATGATGACCCTGCTGATCGATTTGGGTGCGGTGGCTCCGCCCCAAGAGGTATGTGATAGCAATCTGGAACCTGTGATTCAAGATGGTGTGGCTCCGGATGACTTTTATGTCACGACGATCTATCCAACTGAAGTGCGGGTTAATTGTGAGTGGATTAAGGTACACAATCAGCGCATGGATGGTGCGATCGCCATTACCCATACCCCCGATGGCCCAGTGGCTCACTGCAAACTGTTGCGGGACTTAAAAGTGGGTGAACATGTGATTGTCGGGGTGGAAGGGATTCGCACGGTACGCAAGACGGAATCTCGCGAACAGCGCAACACCCAGGAATTTAGCTTTATGGCATCCGGTGTTTCCAGCGAACGTCGGGTGGAATTGGTTGTGGAGCAAATTGCTTGGGAATTGCGTCAACTGCGCGATCGCGGCGGTAAAGTTGTGGTAACAGCCGGGCCGGTGGTGATTCATACCGGTGGCAGTCAGCACCTAGCGCGTCTGATTCGGGAAGGTTATGTGCAGGCGCTTCTGGGAGGAAATGCGATCGCGGTTCACGACATTGAGCAATCCTTGATGGGAACCTCTCTCGGCGTGGATATGAAACGCGGCGTTCCAGTTCGGGGCGGACATCGGCACCATCTGAAAGTGATTAACCTAATCCGTCGCTATGGCAATATTGCCGCCGCCGTAGAACATGGGGTATTGACAAAAGGCGTGATGTATGAATGTGTGCGTAACAATGTGCCCTTTGTTCTTGCCGGTTCGATCCGCGATGATGGCCCCCTGCCGGATACCGAGATGGATTTAATTAAAGCTCAAACCGAGTATGCCAAGCAGTTGGAAGGGGCGGACATGATTTTGATGCTCTCCAGTATGCTCCACTCGATTGGGGTGGGGAATATGACACCTGCGGGGGTGAAGATGGTGTGCGTGGATATTAACCCATCTGTAGTGACGAAATTAAGCGATCGCGGTTCTGTGGAATCCGTCGGCGTTGTCACAGATGTTGGTTTATTCCTCAGCTTGTTGGTACAGCAACTGGATAAATTGACGAGTCCTTATCAAGCGATGGTGTAG
- a CDS encoding peptidoglycan-binding domain-containing protein encodes MNLYEFSNKKLEYSIDAIAADQELAKHIQDVLIWLKLLNPPSDGKFGPISAAALKEFQKIMKCEEDQFVGPKTAKALVSTKPDDLPKPALKLDNDLPSRIIKYMQQKGYQFSLGAGEYNIVYVEGMDADGTPNSDQPNYFNDRRFVIEIVNGKPKIVGNWEATTEPGFHYTYNPINKGKGAARIAFGQYKSWKVGIHYGGGSDPHEALAQVAPITVHRDFNKDLKRTGDKTETGLFDVNQHWGFDLPRNNISFASAGCLVGRTRDGHREFMKLIKQDKRYQMNKEYLFLTTIIPGNELDK; translated from the coding sequence ATGAACCTTTATGAATTCTCTAACAAAAAGCTTGAATACAGTATTGACGCGATCGCAGCCGATCAAGAATTAGCGAAACACATTCAAGATGTTTTAATTTGGCTGAAACTCCTCAATCCTCCATCGGACGGCAAGTTCGGTCCCATTTCTGCTGCCGCACTCAAAGAATTTCAAAAAATCATGAAGTGCGAAGAAGACCAATTCGTAGGGCCAAAGACGGCTAAAGCCTTGGTTTCGACCAAACCCGACGACTTGCCGAAGCCTGCTCTTAAACTCGACAATGACTTACCTAGCCGCATCATTAAGTACATGCAGCAAAAGGGCTACCAATTTTCTCTAGGAGCTGGAGAGTACAACATCGTTTATGTGGAGGGAATGGACGCCGATGGTACCCCGAATTCCGATCAGCCTAACTACTTTAACGACCGTCGATTCGTAATTGAAATTGTCAATGGAAAACCGAAAATAGTCGGCAACTGGGAAGCCACAACTGAACCCGGTTTTCACTATACTTACAATCCGATTAACAAAGGCAAAGGTGCCGCCCGGATTGCATTTGGGCAATATAAATCTTGGAAAGTGGGTATTCATTACGGCGGTGGCTCAGATCCCCATGAAGCTCTTGCTCAAGTCGCTCCAATTACGGTACATAGAGATTTTAATAAAGACCTAAAACGCACAGGAGATAAGACCGAAACTGGCTTATTTGATGTTAACCAGCACTGGGGGTTTGACTTACCCCGTAACAATATTAGTTTTGCTAGCGCTGGCTGTCTGGTGGGACGAACTCGCGATGGTCATCGGGAATTCATGAAGCTAATTAAGCAGGATAAGCGTTACCAAATGAATAAGGAATATCTTTTTCTGACGACCATTATTCCAGGCAATGAGTTAGACAAATAA
- a CDS encoding helix-turn-helix domain-containing protein: MNVEIFARQVRSLQQRLTELYQDAIAIDPQADALLPVAFKELGMASETLEVATAKLLEQTEELAIARVQAEAERQRYQDLFEFMLDAYIVSDPQGKIQEANRAAANLFNVEQEFLPNKLLVSFIPLPERPAFRCQLTQLLECHRVHECTVRMQPRNQQAFDAAVIVTPVRDVEGKLISLRWIVRNITKRHQTQLTLLNHDDELHQDHRAKHVYAKGEVIPLEPQMICLVRHGLVKLSTMSETGDEVVVGLAGPSIPFGSGMTALPTYQATALSENVQLVSVSLEEIAASPALTQALLPQISKRIRQAEYLLAIAGKRHVKDRLYYFLLWLKQEFGQTVGQGTRLSVRLTHQDLADACCTTRVTITRELSKLQQQGKIMLDSKHHIIFSSTLSKQAA; the protein is encoded by the coding sequence ATGAACGTAGAAATTTTTGCGCGGCAGGTACGCTCACTCCAACAACGTTTAACTGAGTTATACCAGGACGCGATCGCGATAGATCCCCAAGCTGATGCATTGCTGCCCGTTGCCTTCAAGGAACTCGGCATGGCTTCAGAAACACTAGAGGTAGCCACAGCGAAACTATTAGAGCAGACTGAGGAATTGGCAATAGCACGAGTACAAGCGGAAGCAGAACGCCAGCGATATCAAGACTTGTTTGAGTTCATGCTGGATGCTTATATTGTGAGTGACCCACAAGGGAAAATACAAGAAGCCAACCGTGCCGCCGCGAACCTGTTCAACGTGGAACAAGAATTCTTGCCCAACAAACTGCTGGTCAGTTTCATCCCCCTGCCAGAACGTCCAGCGTTTCGTTGCCAACTCACCCAACTGCTAGAGTGCCATCGGGTACACGAATGCACAGTACGGATGCAGCCCCGTAATCAACAGGCTTTTGACGCGGCTGTGATTGTCACTCCTGTCCGCGACGTTGAAGGTAAGCTCATCTCCTTGCGCTGGATAGTACGCAACATTACCAAGCGCCATCAGACTCAATTGACACTTTTAAATCATGACGACGAACTCCACCAGGATCATCGTGCAAAACATGTTTATGCCAAAGGAGAAGTAATTCCCCTAGAACCTCAGATGATTTGCCTGGTTCGCCACGGTTTGGTGAAGCTCAGCACAATGAGCGAAACTGGCGATGAGGTTGTTGTGGGGTTGGCAGGACCCTCCATACCTTTTGGTTCTGGTATGACGGCGTTACCGACCTACCAAGCAACCGCCCTCTCAGAGAATGTTCAGTTAGTTTCCGTTTCCCTCGAAGAAATTGCCGCTTCCCCGGCTCTAACGCAGGCTCTTTTACCTCAAATTAGTAAACGCATCCGGCAGGCAGAATACCTTTTAGCCATTGCTGGAAAGCGACATGTCAAAGACCGACTGTACTATTTCTTGCTGTGGTTGAAGCAGGAATTTGGTCAAACAGTGGGACAAGGCACTCGTTTGAGTGTTCGCCTTACGCATCAAGACCTGGCGGATGCTTGTTGCACGACTAGAGTGACGATTACGCGAGAACTCAGCAAGTTACAGCAACAAGGAAAGATTATGTTGGACTCTAAGCATCACATTATCTTCAGCTCGACTTTATCCAAGCAAGCGGCTTGA
- a CDS encoding S-layer homology domain-containing protein: MSKFSPPDPPPLKLDNCITVFVAFTAINGLLYAWAAHKQNDPFSLKKLGASPPSPQPKSAPEGLAISKPTTTAPESSPLSLSPSPSADLSRSRLSQQLPKPESTEEETSKASALDIALSKPKPAAPTPTSVVEFSDVPDNSWASRSIKFLNQRQIIAGLPDGSFRPNKFATRGEFATLLQKIFNQENGQSAINFKDLPADYWAEDAIKEVAQTGLLKGYPAQDFRPDQPVTRAEVLVALATALKLKTPSVPVKTLQAFQDSDQVLNYARAKVAAAKEAGLVAGYPKDKILVPNKPATRAEMATMVYQALAMSKNGEKLANR, from the coding sequence ATGTCTAAGTTTTCTCCTCCTGATCCACCTCCTCTAAAGTTAGATAATTGCATTACAGTTTTTGTGGCTTTTACGGCGATCAATGGTTTGTTATATGCTTGGGCAGCGCATAAACAAAATGACCCATTCAGCCTGAAAAAATTAGGAGCTTCACCACCTTCACCACAACCCAAGTCTGCGCCAGAAGGGTTAGCGATATCCAAACCAACGACTACTGCTCCTGAATCGTCTCCCCTGTCATTAAGTCCGTCACCATCAGCGGATCTAAGCCGTAGCCGTTTAAGCCAACAGCTACCTAAACCTGAATCGACTGAGGAAGAAACATCAAAAGCGTCTGCTTTAGATATTGCTCTGTCAAAACCAAAACCTGCTGCTCCTACCCCAACATCTGTTGTGGAATTTTCCGATGTCCCCGATAACTCTTGGGCAAGTCGTTCTATTAAATTCCTTAATCAGCGTCAGATCATTGCAGGCTTACCGGATGGCAGTTTTCGACCCAATAAATTTGCGACACGGGGAGAATTTGCGACCCTGCTACAAAAAATATTTAACCAAGAAAATGGACAAAGTGCCATAAATTTTAAGGACTTACCGGCTGATTACTGGGCTGAGGATGCAATTAAAGAAGTTGCCCAAACAGGTCTTTTAAAAGGATATCCGGCTCAAGATTTTCGCCCCGATCAACCGGTTACTCGTGCGGAAGTTTTGGTAGCTCTTGCTACCGCATTGAAGCTTAAAACCCCATCAGTACCTGTCAAGACGTTACAAGCTTTTCAAGATAGCGACCAAGTTCTGAATTATGCGCGGGCTAAAGTAGCAGCAGCTAAAGAAGCGGGTCTAGTTGCTGGCTACCCTAAGGATAAAATACTTGTACCGAATAAACCGGCGACTCGTGCTGAAATGGCTACGATGGTTTATCAAGCCTTAGCGATGTCAAAAAATGGAGAAAAGTTAGCAAATCGGTAG